A window of Dorea formicigenerans contains these coding sequences:
- a CDS encoding VirB6/TrbL-like conjugal transfer protein, CD1112 family, with protein MFSQIFDAIEEWMRELLTGMITSNLDTMFTDVNQKTGEIATQVGQTPQGWNGSIFSMIRNLSDSVIMPIAGIIITLVLCYELISMLTERNNMHDIDTWMFFKYFVKMWIAVYLVSNTFTITMAVFDVGQHVVNSAAGVISGSTAIDISSALTDLSATLESMEIGELVVLALETLIVGFCMRILSVLITVIMYGRMIEIYLYTSVAPIPFATMSNREWGQIGTNYFRGLFALAFQAFLMMVCVAIYAVLVAGIQYSDNLSSSLFGVMAYTVILCYSLFKTASLSKSIFNAH; from the coding sequence ATGTTCAGTCAGATTTTTGATGCGATTGAGGAATGGATGAGGGAACTCTTAACCGGGATGATCACTTCCAACCTGGATACGATGTTTACTGATGTCAATCAAAAGACTGGTGAGATCGCTACCCAGGTTGGACAGACCCCGCAAGGGTGGAACGGCAGCATATTCAGTATGATCCGGAACTTATCGGATTCCGTGATCATGCCGATCGCAGGTATTATTATCACACTCGTACTCTGCTACGAATTGATTTCTATGCTGACCGAGCGCAACAACATGCATGATATTGATACCTGGATGTTTTTCAAGTACTTCGTAAAAATGTGGATCGCGGTTTATCTGGTGAGTAACACATTTACGATCACAATGGCGGTATTCGATGTGGGCCAGCACGTAGTTAATTCTGCAGCTGGTGTTATCAGCGGAAGTACCGCCATTGATATTTCTTCGGCATTGACGGATCTTTCCGCAACCCTGGAAAGTATGGAAATCGGAGAACTTGTTGTATTGGCGCTGGAAACCCTTATCGTTGGCTTCTGTATGAGAATCCTGTCTGTACTGATCACAGTGATCATGTATGGACGTATGATAGAGATTTACCTATATACCTCAGTTGCGCCGATTCCATTCGCAACTATGAGTAACAGAGAATGGGGACAGATCGGCACGAATTATTTCAGAGGACTCTTTGCCCTGGCTTTCCAGGCATTTCTGATGATGGTATGCGTTGCAATCTATGCAGTGCTTGTTGCAGGTATCCAGTATTCAGATAATCTGAGTTCTTCATTATTTGGCGTTATGGCTTACACGGTGATCTTATGTTACAGCCTCTTTAAGACGGCATCCTTAAGTAAGTCGATATTTAACGCGCACTAA
- a CDS encoding PrgI family protein — translation MAYVSVPKDLTKVKNKVAFNLTKRQLICIGIGAAMGIPSYFLLRNVMGNSNAATVMVLLMLPAFLFAMYEKDGMHLEDVLMHMIRVKFLRPPVRKYETENYYETDPEQIRQSPDAGKPKGGKTVAKKEK, via the coding sequence ATGGCATATGTCAGCGTACCGAAAGATTTAACGAAGGTAAAGAATAAAGTAGCATTTAACCTGACCAAAAGACAGCTGATCTGTATCGGGATAGGTGCTGCAATGGGAATTCCAAGCTATTTTCTCTTGCGTAATGTGATGGGAAACAGTAATGCAGCAACGGTCATGGTGCTTTTAATGTTACCGGCATTTTTATTTGCCATGTACGAAAAAGACGGGATGCATCTGGAAGATGTTCTGATGCATATGATCCGGGTGAAGTTTCTTCGTCCGCCCGTCAGAAAATATGAAACTGAAAACTATTATGAGACAGATCCGGAACAGATCAGACAGTCTCCGGATGCAGGAAAACCGAAAGGAGGAAAAACGGTTGCGAAAAAAGAAAAATAA
- a CDS encoding VirB4-like conjugal transfer ATPase, CD1110 family — protein MQENRKEEKRLRKKKNKKTVADTGYKKVDRKEKKKKEKQEEKRRQKKLSVQQSIAYKEMGRDGICRVQGKTYSKCIRFYDINYQLAQNEDKNAIFENWCDFLNYFDASIHFQLSFINHKSSMKEFEQVIQIRPQEDAFDDVRMEYAKMLKQQLAKGNNGLVKSKYITFSIEADNIREAKPKLERIESDILNNFKILGVPAYPLNGVERLQILYETFNPDNMTDFQFDYGSMIRTGLNTKDYVAPTSFVFKDRNTFRMGNTIGAVSYLQILAPELTDKMLAEFLDIDKNLIVNLHVQSVDQMKAIKLVKSKVTDINRMKIEEQKKAVRAGYDMDIIPSDLNTYGGEAKRLLEDLQSRNERMFLVTALFLNTAKTKQALDNAIFQTAGIAQKYNCVLKRLDYQQEEGLMSSVPLGVNHIPIKRALTTTSTAIFVPFTTQELFMAGESLYYGLNALSNNMIMVDRKKLKNPNGLILGTPGSGKSFAAKREITNAFFVTKDDIIIGDPEGEYYPLVHALGGQVVHISPTSKDYINPMDINMDYSDDDNPLGVKSDFVLSLCELIMGSRDGIEAEEKSVIDRCLPLVYQKYFADPKPENMPVLGDLYDCLRKQKEPQAQRIATALEIYVNGSLKVFNHRTNVELNNRIVCFDIKELGKQLKKIGMLIVQDQVWNRVTINRGIKSTRYYIDEFHLLLKEEQTAAYSVEIWKRFRKWGGIPSGITQNIKDLLASREIENIFENSDFILMLNQAAGDRQILAKQLNISPYQLSYVTNSREGEGLLFYGTTIIPFKDKFDKNLKLYSLMTTKPEEVEKREKEMEAEKHEGNR, from the coding sequence ATGCAGGAAAACCGAAAGGAGGAAAAACGGTTGCGAAAAAAGAAAAATAAGAAAACTGTCGCAGATACCGGATACAAAAAAGTAGACAGAAAAGAGAAAAAGAAAAAAGAAAAGCAGGAAGAGAAACGTAGGCAGAAAAAACTGTCCGTCCAGCAGTCGATCGCTTATAAGGAAATGGGAAGAGATGGAATCTGCAGGGTACAGGGAAAAACTTATTCTAAGTGTATCCGCTTTTATGACATCAACTACCAGCTGGCTCAGAATGAAGATAAAAATGCAATCTTTGAAAACTGGTGTGATTTCCTCAATTACTTTGATGCCAGTATCCATTTTCAGCTGAGCTTTATCAATCATAAGAGCAGCATGAAGGAGTTTGAGCAGGTGATCCAGATCCGGCCACAGGAGGATGCTTTTGATGATGTTCGCATGGAATATGCCAAGATGCTGAAACAGCAGCTGGCGAAAGGGAATAATGGACTGGTGAAATCAAAATATATCACCTTTTCCATCGAAGCGGATAATATCCGGGAAGCAAAGCCAAAGCTGGAACGTATTGAGTCGGATATCCTGAACAATTTCAAGATCCTTGGAGTTCCGGCTTATCCATTGAATGGGGTGGAAAGACTGCAGATTTTATATGAGACTTTCAATCCAGATAACATGACAGACTTCCAGTTTGATTATGGTTCCATGATCCGTACAGGACTCAATACCAAAGATTATGTGGCACCGACCAGTTTTGTATTCAAGGACAGAAATACATTCCGCATGGGAAATACCATCGGGGCAGTCTCTTATTTGCAGATCCTGGCACCGGAGCTTACAGATAAGATGCTTGCAGAATTTCTGGATATTGATAAGAACCTGATCGTCAACCTGCATGTTCAGTCTGTGGATCAGATGAAAGCAATCAAGCTTGTAAAAAGCAAGGTTACGGATATCAACAGGATGAAAATTGAAGAACAGAAAAAAGCAGTCCGGGCCGGATACGATATGGATATCATTCCATCGGATCTGAACACGTATGGCGGAGAAGCTAAGCGTCTGTTAGAAGACCTGCAGTCACGAAATGAGCGTATGTTCCTTGTAACAGCGCTCTTTTTAAATACAGCAAAGACCAAACAGGCACTGGACAATGCCATCTTCCAGACTGCCGGAATTGCACAGAAATACAACTGTGTACTGAAACGTCTGGACTATCAGCAGGAAGAAGGACTGATGAGCAGTGTTCCGCTGGGAGTCAATCATATCCCCATCAAACGTGCACTGACCACGACCAGCACTGCTATCTTCGTACCGTTTACCACTCAGGAACTTTTTATGGCAGGAGAATCCCTATATTACGGATTAAATGCACTCAGCAACAACATGATCATGGTGGACCGCAAGAAACTGAAAAATCCGAATGGCCTGATCCTTGGTACTCCTGGATCCGGTAAATCCTTTGCTGCCAAAAGAGAGATCACCAATGCTTTCTTTGTTACGAAGGATGACATTATCATCGGAGATCCGGAAGGTGAATATTATCCGCTGGTCCATGCACTTGGCGGACAGGTAGTACACATCTCACCAACCAGTAAGGATTATATTAATCCGATGGATATCAATATGGATTATTCCGATGATGACAATCCACTTGGTGTAAAATCCGATTTTGTCCTGTCCTTATGTGAGCTGATCATGGGAAGCAGGGATGGTATTGAAGCAGAGGAAAAATCAGTAATCGACCGTTGTCTTCCACTGGTGTATCAGAAGTACTTTGCAGATCCAAAACCGGAAAATATGCCGGTCCTTGGTGACCTGTATGACTGCCTCAGAAAGCAGAAAGAACCCCAGGCCCAGAGAATTGCAACAGCACTGGAAATCTATGTAAATGGATCACTGAAAGTATTCAACCATAGAACCAATGTGGAACTGAATAACCGTATTGTCTGCTTTGATATTAAGGAACTTGGAAAGCAGCTGAAGAAAATCGGAATGCTCATCGTCCAGGATCAGGTATGGAACAGAGTTACGATCAACCGTGGCATCAAATCTACCAGGTACTATATCGATGAATTCCACCTTCTGCTCAAAGAAGAACAGACAGCAGCTTATTCTGTAGAAATCTGGAAGAGATTCAGAAAATGGGGTGGTATTCCAAGTGGTATCACCCAGAATATCAAAGATCTTCTTGCCAGCAGGGAAATTGAAAATATCTTTGAGAACAGTGATTTTATCCTGATGCTGAACCAGGCTGCAGGTGACAGACAGATCCTTGCAAAACAGTTGAATATTTCCCCATATCAGTTGTCTTATGTGACGAATTCCAGGGAAGGAGAAGGACTTCTTTTCTATGGAACAACAATTATTCCATTTAAGGACAAGTTCGATAAGAACTTGAAGCTGTACAGTTTGATGACTACAAAACCGGAAGAAGTTGAAAAACGAGAGAAAGAAATGGAGGCGGAAAAGCATGAAGGAAATCGATAA